The Deltaproteobacteria bacterium region GCACATAAAAAAATTGGCTCCGGTGCGATCCATCTTATTAATGAAAGCTATTTTGGGAACATGATAATGGTTGGCTTGACGCCACACTGTTTCGGACTGGGGTTCAACACCTGCTACCGAATCGAAAATACCGACAGCACCATCAAGCACCCTGAGACTCCGCTCCACTTCAATCGTAAAATCGACGTGACCCGGAGTATCGATAATGTTGATTCGGGTCCCTTTCCAAAAACAGGTTGTAGCGGCGGCGGTAATCGTAATTCCCCGCTCCTGCTCCTGTTCCATCCAGTCCATGACGGCAGTGCCTTCATGAACTTCTCCGATCTTGTAAGTAATGCCGGTATAAAAAAGAATTCGCTCAGTACAGGTGGTTTTGCCCGCGTCAATATGGGCAATAATACCTATGTTTCGCGTCTCTCTTAAATTTTCAACGGAACGACTCATATTGTCAAAGAGCAACCATTACCAACGGTAATGAGAAAAAGCACGATTAGCCTCCGCCATTTTATGTGTATCTTCCTTCTTCTTCATGGCGGCGCCTCTGTTTTCCGATGCTTCCATAATTTCAACGGCCAATCTTTCAGACATTGTTTTCTCACCACGGCTTCTGCAAGCATCCACCAACCACTTCAAACCGAGCGAGAGTTTTCTTTCAGGTCTCACTTCAACCGGAACCTGATAGTTGGCACCACCAACACGACGAGAGCGAACTTCCATGACCGGTTTGATATTTTCCATGGCCTTTTTGAATAATTCCAAAGGCTCTTGTCCCTTTTTCTGTTTCACAATTTCAAAGGCTTCATAAACAATCGTCTGGGCTTTTTTCTTTTGTCCCTGCCACATCAAACGATTGATCAGTTTGGAAATGATTTTATCGTGAAACTTCAAATCCGCTTCAATATCTCTTTTTAATGAAACACGTTTTTTTCTTGGCATAAATTAGTTCTTGGTTCTTGGTTCTTGGTTCTTGGTTCTTGGTTCTTGGTTTTTGGTACTAAGAACCAAGTACCAAGAACTAAGAACCACTCCCTACTTCGGTTTTTTTGCTCCGTATTTGGAACGACTCTGTTTTCTGTTTTCAACACCGAGGGTATCTAATGTTCCACGCACAATGTGATAACGAACCCCGGGCAAATCTTTCACTCGGCCTCCGCGTACTAAAACAACGGAGTGCTCTTGCAAGTTATGCCCTTCTCCCGGAATGTAACCGGTTACTTCGAGAGCATTGCTCAAACGGATACGAGCGACTTTACGAAGAGCCGAGTTTGGTTTTTTGGGAGTGGTTGTATAAACACGAACGCAAACGCCACGGCGTTGCGGACAACATTGCAAAGCCGGTGCCGTTGTGCGGAATCGCACTTTTTGTCTTCCCAACCGAACCAGTTGATTAATTGTTGGCATATCTATTTATAGGGGCTCACGTCGCCCCCTCCACCGGCAAAGCCATTGGAGCCTCCCCCTCTCGCTCGCTCTGCTCGCTAATTAAACTTTTAAATACAAACACTTATAACAAATCATCCAAACTATTGCCAAAAGTGGCGGGACCGTAACAAAAACACCAATGGCCGTCAAGACTTAACCCGCAATACTTTGCAAATCGAGGTCTCTCGATTCAATGGCGGATCCACTGGCCTGCTCTTCCACCTCGACAACTTCATCTTGGTAACGTTTCAAACCGGTACCGGCTGGAATCGGACGACCCATAATCACGTTTTCTTTCAAACCTTTGAGATGATCGACGCGTCCTGAAACCGCGGCTTCCGTAAGAACCTTGGTGGTCTCTTGGAAGGAGGCGGCTGAAACAAAACTGTCAGTCGACAAAGAGGCTTTTGTAATACCCAAGAGTAAAGCTTCCGCTGTTGCGGGCGTTCCACCTTTGGCCCGGATTTTTTCATTCGCCTCTTCAAATTCCCATTTTTCCACATGTTCATCAGCCAACCATTCGCTATCTCCCGCTTCAATGATGCGAACACGTTTCAACATTTGCCGCACAATCACTTCGATATGTTTATCGTTAATTTTCACGCCTTGCAGACGATACACTTCCTGCGTTTCATCGACCAGATATTTGGCCAACGCTTTTTCACCCATAACTTTGAGAATATCGTGCGGGTTGCTCGAACCATCCATTAAAGCTTCGCCGGCCCGGACATAATCCCCTGCGTGCACGGCAATATGTTTTCCTTTTGGAATTAAATATTCCATTGCCTCTCCCACTTCGGGGGTCACAACAACCTTTCGTTTTCCCTTAGTGTCTTTTCCGAAAGAAACGGTTCCATCAATTTCGCTGATGACGGCATATTCTTTTGGTTTTCTTGCTTCGAATAATTCAGCCACACGCGGCAAACCTCCGGTGATGTCTTTTGTCTTCGTTGTTTCGCGCGGCATCTTGGCAAGCGCATCTCCGGCCTTCACCTCTTCCCCGTTTCCAATGGTGATAATGGCACCGACGGGCAACAGGTAGGTTGCTTCCTCTTTGCCATTTGATTCCTTCACAATAATTCTGGGACGCGCATCGGCACGTTTGGGGGCAGTCACCACTTTGGTAACGAGACCCGTCACTTCGTCAACTTGTTCGCGGAAAGAATTTCCCTCGGCCAAATCCTGATAGACAATGGTACCGGCAACTTCCGATAAAATCGGCGTTGCGTAAGGGTCCCATTCGGCAAGAAGGGTTCCGATTTTTACTTTGTCCCCCTTCTTCACTTTTAAAACAGCTCCGTAAATTAAACGATAACGTTCGCGCTCTCTTCCCTCTTCGTCGGCAATTGCAACTTCGGCATTGCGATTCATCACAATTAATTGTCCGTCTTTATTTACAATTGTTTTTTCATTATGGAAATGAATGGTTCCCGCGTGCCGGCACTCAAGGTTCGATTGTTCAACACGTCTGGAAGCAGTTCCACCGATATGAAAGGTTCTCATGGTAAGCTGAGTTCCGGGTTCCCCGATCGCTTGCGCGGCAATAACACCGACCGCTTCACCGATGGAGACAAGGTCTCCTCTTGCCAAATCACGTCCGTAACATTTTATGCAAAGACCCGTGCGACACCTGCAAGTTAACACGGAACGGATTTTAACTTTTTCCACTCCGGCGTCTTCGATTTTTTTCATTCCCTCTTCCGTCACTTCTTCCGCATCTTTAACCAAGACTTCTCCTGTAAAGGGATCAACAACGTCTTCCAACACCACGCGACCCAACACGCGATCTCCGAGACGTTCGATGACTTCTCCTCCTTCAATGAGGGCTTGTACTTCGAGTCCGTCAAGAGAGCCGCAGTCCAAACTGTTAATGACGCTATCTTGCGCCACATCAACCAAACGACGAGTTAGATAACCGGAGTTGGCGGTTTTCAATGCGGTGTCAGCCAAACCTTTTCTGGCTCCGTGTGTGGAAATAAAATATTGCAACACATTCAAACCTTCGCGGAAATTGGCGGTAATTGGAGTTTCAATAATTTCGCCGGAGGGTTTTGCCATCAAACCGCGCATACCGGCCAGCTGACGCATCTGCTGGGCAGAACCTCTGGCGCCGGAGTCGGCCATAATGAAGACTGGGTTGAAAGAAAGTTGTTCTTTCTTTTCTCCATTGTGTCCGATCACCACTTCGTGTTCGAGACCATCCATCATTTTTTCAGCGATTCCTTCAGTAGCCTGCGCCCAGATATCAACCACCTTGTTATATTTTTCGCCCGCGGTGATGAGACCTTCTGTGTATTGTTCTTCGACCTCACGCACTTCAACATAGGCTTTGTCTAGAAGTTTTTGTTTGTCGGCGGGAATCAACATGTCGTCCAGACAAATCGAGATGCCGGCCTTGGTGGAATATTTAAATCCAAGACTTCGAAGTCCATCGGCCAGCAAGACGGTTTCTTTGTCTCTGCAGAGGCGATAACATTGGTCAATCAAATCGGCGATGGCTTTTTTATCCATGACCTTGTTGATCGTTTCAAAACCGATAACGGCAGGCATCACTTCATTAAGAAGAACACGGCCGGTTGTTGTTTCGAAAATTTTTCCGCCGATACGGCAACGGATTTTGGCCTGAAGATCCACAACGCCTGCATCAAAAGCAATGCGCACTTCTTCGGGAGAGGCAAAAAGTTTTCCCTCGCCCTTCGCGAACATGCGCTCACGCGTCATGTAATAGAGACCCAAAACCATGTCCTGTGTGGGAACGATAATCGGCTTTCCACTGGCGGGAGACAAAATATTATTGGTTGACATCATCAACACACGCGCTTCGACTTGAGCTTCCACCGAGAGCGGAACGTGAACGGCCATCTGATCTCCGTCAAAGTCGGCGTTGAAGGCAGTGCAAACGAGCGGATGCAATTGAATGGCTTTTCCTTCAATTAAGATTGGTTCAAAAGCCTGAATACCCAGACGGTGCAAAGTTGGCGCACGGTTGAGCAGGACGGGATGTTCTTTGATTAACTCGTCCAGACAATCCCAAACTTCCGGAACTTCCGCTTCCACAAGACGTTTTGCACTTTTGATCGTTGTTGCCAAACCGCGTTCTTCCAATTTCTGGTAAACAAAAGGTTTGAACATTTCGAGTGCCATTGTTTTTGGCAAACCACATTGATGCAATTTCAATTCAGGACCCACCACGATGACGGAACGACCCGAATAATCGACACGTTTTCCGAGCAAGTTCTGACGGAAACGTCCCTGCTTTCCTTTGAGCATATCGGACAGGGAACGAAGCG contains the following coding sequences:
- the rpsG gene encoding 30S ribosomal protein S7; the encoded protein is MPRKKRVSLKRDIEADLKFHDKIISKLINRLMWQGQKKKAQTIVYEAFEIVKQKKGQEPLELFKKAMENIKPVMEVRSRRVGGANYQVPVEVRPERKLSLGLKWLVDACRSRGEKTMSERLAVEIMEASENRGAAMKKKEDTHKMAEANRAFSHYRW
- a CDS encoding 30S ribosomal protein S12, yielding MPTINQLVRLGRQKVRFRTTAPALQCCPQRRGVCVRVYTTTPKKPNSALRKVARIRLSNALEVTGYIPGEGHNLQEHSVVLVRGGRVKDLPGVRYHIVRGTLDTLGVENRKQSRSKYGAKKPK
- the rpoC gene encoding DNA-directed RNA polymerase subunit beta' — translated: MVDVYNFFEKPKNPLCFEGIRIRLSSTEKIRGWSHGEVKKPETINYRTFKPERDGLFCAKIFGPVKDYECNCGKYKRMKHRGIVCEKCGVEVIQSKVRRERMGHITLATPVAHIWFLKSLPSRIGLMLDISLKELERVLYCEAYMVIDPCNTTLVEREILSEDRYQKSLVEFGHTFTVGMGGEVIRDMLKKVDIDELSKKLRRDLKKTKSVAISKKLAKRLKLVEQFRESANHPEWMMLEVVPVLPPDLRPLVPLDGGRFATSDLNDLYRRVINRNNRLKRLMELNAPDIIIRNEKRMLQESVDALFDNGRRARPFVGSNKRPLRSLSDMLKGKQGRFRQNLLGKRVDYSGRSVIVVGPELKLHQCGLPKTMALEMFKPFVYQKLEERGLATTIKSAKRLVEAEVPEVWDCLDELIKEHPVLLNRAPTLHRLGIQAFEPILIEGKAIQLHPLVCTAFNADFDGDQMAVHVPLSVEAQVEARVLMMSTNNILSPASGKPIIVPTQDMVLGLYYMTRERMFAKGEGKLFASPEEVRIAFDAGVVDLQAKIRCRIGGKIFETTTGRVLLNEVMPAVIGFETINKVMDKKAIADLIDQCYRLCRDKETVLLADGLRSLGFKYSTKAGISICLDDMLIPADKQKLLDKAYVEVREVEEQYTEGLITAGEKYNKVVDIWAQATEGIAEKMMDGLEHEVVIGHNGEKKEQLSFNPVFIMADSGARGSAQQMRQLAGMRGLMAKPSGEIIETPITANFREGLNVLQYFISTHGARKGLADTALKTANSGYLTRRLVDVAQDSVINSLDCGSLDGLEVQALIEGGEVIERLGDRVLGRVVLEDVVDPFTGEVLVKDAEEVTEEGMKKIEDAGVEKVKIRSVLTCRCRTGLCIKCYGRDLARGDLVSIGEAVGVIAAQAIGEPGTQLTMRTFHIGGTASRRVEQSNLECRHAGTIHFHNEKTIVNKDGQLIVMNRNAEVAIADEEGRERERYRLIYGAVLKVKKGDKVKIGTLLAEWDPYATPILSEVAGTIVYQDLAEGNSFREQVDEVTGLVTKVVTAPKRADARPRIIVKESNGKEEATYLLPVGAIITIGNGEEVKAGDALAKMPRETTKTKDITGGLPRVAELFEARKPKEYAVISEIDGTVSFGKDTKGKRKVVVTPEVGEAMEYLIPKGKHIAVHAGDYVRAGEALMDGSSNPHDILKVMGEKALAKYLVDETQEVYRLQGVKINDKHIEVIVRQMLKRVRIIEAGDSEWLADEHVEKWEFEEANEKIRAKGGTPATAEALLLGITKASLSTDSFVSAASFQETTKVLTEAAVSGRVDHLKGLKENVIMGRPIPAGTGLKRYQDEVVEVEEQASGSAIESRDLDLQSIAG